The following nucleotide sequence is from Diospyros lotus cultivar Yz01 chromosome 3, ASM1463336v1, whole genome shotgun sequence.
ttgtgtgtggGTGGGTTGGGGGTGGGGGAGAGAGTGAAATGAAAAAACTGATGTAAAGTAGTAGAAAAAAAACTGCTTCAGAAAAAGCTATGATGGGGGATAATAGCTTAAAAAGACTCACTCACTTTTTGTTGGGCATTTTTGTACTAGTTTAATTTAGAAGATGGTATGAGAACCTTTAGAAAGAGATTAATGTTATCTTATGAAAagttgtacaaaaaaaaaaatatttttctgttACAATATGcactaaattgattttaaaaggTCATTGTTGTGCCTCCTGATTTTTGAGCCTTTTGTGCTTTCTTAGTCCAGAAGGCTTGATTTTCTTTaagccaaaataaataaataacaaactaGCTTCTAAATGCCTTAGCttttttaaacccaaaaattgaaaaaagatgGTGCCAAATGAATTCATGGAATTTATAATGCATACCCTGACAAAATTATAGTAGGTGAAAGGAAGCCGGGTGAAGAAATCTGCATAGAGGTTTTCCAATTTTATGTACTGAAGTGCTTGATACATGATCAACACTGCAATATCAACAACCAATAGTTATTGCATGAGAACTAAAACCGCAATCTAAAAGGCAAAAAATATGCAAATATGTGGATTTACTTTCACCAATGACGCCAAGTGGATACAGCACAATAAAAGCAGTGTACCTGGTGACAGatttaaatgaagaaaaaaaaaatgtcaagtgTCAAATAGAGCATttatgtgtgtgcatgtgaaagCACAAAAATATACTTCAAGTTCTGTGGTCAGTCTGTAAACAGTGACAGACCTGAGATACGTAAGAATAGATGGAGAACTTCCCAGACAATTCAAAGCATAATGTGGATACCTGATTACCTGTATTAGGGCCATGTTTAGATAATTTACGGCACCACAAAATACATGAAGCAAAAACAGATATTGAATCATAAACATTAACAGCTACAAAGGCAACAAGACATTATACAATATCGTAAAATGCAATAGAGCAGTTATACATGATAGCTACAAGTAGCTTAAGAAAAAGCAATAACAAAAAGTGAAGATAGAATAAAAGCAAAAATGAAAGCATTCTTTCTTCAGACTGAGTTATGCAAAGAGTCATCTTTCAATAGGAGCAGCTCTATGTACTTCAAAGTTTTACAATTACTCcctcattcatttatttaaggTCTTCAAGATTTTCCAATATTTTCTCATTCCTAGCATGGCAGTAAGTGTAGTTTTCTGTTGCACAAGCGCATACCATGGTTCAAGCACTGTTTCTAAATGACATGTTCCAAACTTCCaattaagtaataatattttttcagtGAACTTGTATCTGCAAAGGAACTTCCAATGTGGCATCACATGGATCACAAGTGTTGGTTCCCGAAAGGTCATCAAAGAAGAGACACTACACTGAATTTATTTTAGAAGTTTCCAAATCTAGAATAGGATACTTTCCTAATTCAGACTTGGGAAATTTTCCTAAGAATGTACATACatatctttcctttcttaggTGTTATAGTTTCCTATGTTGTATTCTttctcctctataagaggactcAGCCATGTACATATGAAATACAGCAAGAATTTTTCAGTTTCTACATGGTATAAGAGCTAGCGATACATTCCTATTGCTCCTAAACCTTagtgtgccttcattgcacgtTCTTGCTCTTCCTCCCATCCTCTTTGATCAAGCCTTCATTGCTATCTTTCTGTTCAACTGATTGTTAAGGTGAACATGTCCAAAATCTCTGAAGTCACTCCTTATATGACATCTAGAGAATCAACTCCAATTGATCGAGCCAACTAGAGTCGGAGAGCCGCCTAGAATGCATCATTCCTACCAACTAGATGGTAGGAACTACTTGTAATGGGCCCAGCTAGTGAGGACCTTTCTCAAAGGCCGAAGAAAGATTGGTCATTTAACTGCCCCCTCTCCTAAGGCCTCTGATCCTGCTTTAACAGCATGGGACATTGAAGACTCCCTGATTATATCATGGTTATGGAGTGCTATGCAACTTGAGGtgagtaaaaattatatgtttttggCTTTAGCAAAGGAGATTTGGGAAACAGTAAAACAAACCTATTCTAAGGTTCAAGATACCTCAGTAATCTTTGAAATTAAGACAAAGATTAGTAGCACTAGACATGGATTTTTTATTGTAACAGAATATTATAATAACATGAATGGCTTGTGGCTAGAACTAGATCATTACCAAGACATAAAAAAAGGTGTGTAGTGAGTATGTCGCCACCCTCAATCAAATACTTGAAAGGAATAAGATTGTGGAGTTTCTAGCAAGCCTTAATACAAAAGTTGATCATGTGAGAGTACAAATTCTAGGTATAGAGAGACTACCTTCTCTCAATGAAGTATTTGATATTGTTAGAAGTGAAGAAAATCAGAGGATAACCATGCTTAGTGAATCTGGTTCAGGCGGTTCAACTATGGTTTCAAATAAAGGAGAGGGAGCAAGGCTTACAACAGGAAAATCAGAAGTGCAAAGAACTCAAATCATGAAGGGTTGTGGTGCACTTACCGTAAGAAGCCTAGGCACATTGCTTTAAGCGTCATGGGAAGGAAGTTGCTCTAAGCAAGACAGGCTTCAAAAATCTTTGAAGCAGGCTTCAAAAATCTGACTTCAAAGAACCAGGCCTATCTCTCCAACAAGGAGTAGGAGGAGGGAGGAACTACTGATAAGACAGAATCCATCTCTGGTTCTGATCTTAGTCAATTGAATGTTGAAGAAATCAACAAACTCAAATCCTTCCTCAAGACAATTCAGGATGGGGCCTGCTCTCTTGCTCATCAAGGTACTTGTCTACATTATGTATCCTTTTCTACCTCAAAAACTGATAAGAATGACATTTGGATCCTAGATTTAGGTTTTCGATACCTATAAACCTCTAAACAAATCACAATAGCCAATGGAACCTCGGTTCCCATCACAGGACAAGGCAAGGTCAACCTTAGCCCTAATCTTCCTATCAAACAGGTACTTCATGTACCTAATTTGTCTGCCAATCTTGTGTTTGTTTACCAGCTTACTAAGGATTTGAATTGCCATGCTATTTTTTCCCCTATGTGTGAATTTCAAGCCATGGACatgaggaagatgattggtgttgcTAGGGAAAAGAATGGGTTGTATTATTAGAAGAGGGAGGGTGATTATCCTAAAGGAGATCAGCTAAAAGTTGCTTGCTCATCTCAGCCTACCTCAAATCTTGCCAACATTTGGCTGCATCATTATAAACTGGGTCATCCTCCTCTTAATCTCTTAAAGAGCCTGTTTCCTACCTTACTTAGGACTCTAGATCCAAGTAATTTTCAGTGTGATGTGTGTGTAATGTCTAAACATCATCGTGTGTCCTATCCTATCAGCAATAAAATGTCTTCTAAACCCTTTACCTTAGTTCACTTTGATCTTTGGGGACCATCTAAGATACCAAACCATTTTGGGGCTCGATggttcatttcttttatcaatgATTGTACTCGCATGACCaggatttttttgttaaaagatAAAGCTGCAATTGGAACTATCCTACCCTATTTTTGTAAACTGATTTCCACTCAATTTGGCTCTCCTATACAGAAATTACGCACTGATAATACAAGAGCCTATTTCAATCATCACTTGCATCAGTTTTTCCAATAAGAAGGGATTGTCCATGAGTTTTCCTGTATAGATACCCACAACAAAATGAAGAAGCTGAACgaaagatgagacatctcctaAATATTGCTAGAGCCCTTCTCCACCATCAGCATGTTCCTAAGAATTTCTGGAAAGAAGCGGTCCTTACAACAGCTTATTTGATTAATCGAGTACCATCTAAAATCTTAAACCATTAAAGTCCTTTCCAATGCTTATCTTCCTATTTTCTTAACTTAAGTTTACATACTTCTCTTCCTCTAAAGGTATTTGGCTATGTATCCTTTGTTCACATTCCCAAACATCACCAAAACAAGCTTGACCCTAGAGCGATTAGGTGTCTTCTTAGGTTACTCCCCCACTCAAAACGATTACAAATGTTATCATTCTTCCACTAAAAAATTCTGTGTCAAAAGATGTAACATTCGTTGAATGTACACCTTTTTCTGGAACCTCTCAGGATGGTCACCAGGGGGAGACTATGGTCTATGGTGACCAAAGTGGTGGAGATGTCTTTCCTAACCTAGGATCAGCACCAACATGCTATAGTATTGATCAGCACCCTACATCTATTCCATCTCCTCAGCCTCCCATCTACTCCTCATCCTCAAGTGGCAATGAGCAAGCTGCTCAACAACTGTCATCTCTAGTTAGGTTTAAAGGTTTTTCTTATGCATTCAAACGAAGACAGCCCATTCTGAAGCCTCGGCCTGCATCAACATCAAATCCCAGTCCAAGTATGGAACTCATACAACCTTTAATTTCAATATAGTTTAACCTTACTCCTGATTTTAGATCTCCCTATTGCTGTTAGAAAGAGGGTTAGAAGCTGTATTCAACACCCCTTGACTAATTTCTTGTCCCACCACCGTCTTTCCCAAAACCACAAAAGCTTCCTAGCATCTTTGGATTCCATTGTTATTCCCAAATCAATCGATGAGGCTCTAAAGGATCAGAATTGGAAACAAGCTATGCCGAAGGAAATGAGAGCACTAAAAAAGAATCAGACATGGGAGCTGGTATCTAGACAAAAGGGGTCACTCTAGTAGGTTGCAAGTGGATCTTTAATGTGAAATATATTGCTGATGGAACCTCAGAAAGGTATAAAGCCAGGTTGGTGGCCAAGGGCTATACTCAATCCTATGGCATAAATTATCTTGAGACCTTTTCCCTTGTGGCAAAGATGACAACCGTGAGAATTTTCCTTTCACTAGCAGCCTACTTTGGATGGAAGTTATAGCAGTTAGATGTGAAGAATACCTTCCTACATGGAGATTTGGAGGAGGAAGTATTCATGGAATTACCTCTCGAATTTCAGGAAGGAGAATTAGGGAAAGTTTGCAGGCTTAAGAAGGCCCGCTATGAACTCAAGCAGTCCCCAGGAGCCTAGTTTGATAGATTTTCTAAGGCCATGAGATCTATGGGGTACAGTCAACGTAAGGGTGATCGCACACTCTTCATTAAGCACTCAAGGGAAGAAAAGATAACTACACTATTGGTACATGTGGATGACATAATTGTCAccgaaaatgatgaagaagaacaaaagaTTCTCAAGGAAAATTTAGCCtgaaaatttgagattaaagaccTTTGTGTCCTCAAGTATTTTCTAGGAATAGAGGTTGCCTATTCTAAAGCTAGAATTTTTCTATCTCAACATAAATATGTATTGGATTTGTTGGCTAAAACATGATTGACAGGAGGAAAATGATCTAACATACCAGTTGAACCTAATAGCAAATTATGGGAAAACCCTAATAGTCAACCAGTGGAAAAGTGAAGATACTAGCGATTGGTTGGCTGGTTAATATATCTCTCATACTAGgcctgacattgcttttgctgtCAGCctagtaagtcaattcatgcacagCCCAACCGGAGCATATGCAGATAGTAAGGAAGATTTTAAGCTACCTAAAGCTATACCAAGCAAAGGCATCTTGTTTAAAGCAGGGGCTGAGTTGAACATCAAAGGTTTCACAGATGCAGACTATACAGGGTCTCTTACTGATAGAATATCAACAACCGGGTATTGTGTGTTCTCAGGTGGAAATCTTGTatcttggagaagtaagaaacaaagtATTGTTGGCAAGATCAAGTGTAGAGGTAGAATTTAGCGCTATGGCTCTTGATTTATGCGAGTTACTGTGGCTAAGGATCATTCTAGAACATTTGAGGATCAAGATTCAAGGTCCAATTGAGCTATTTCGTGACAATAAATCAGCAATTAGTATTGTTTATAATCCTGTTCAGCATGACATGACAAAGAATATATTTATAGACCGACACTTCATAAAGAATAAATTGGATGCAAGTTCACATTCCCTATATTCCATCCGAGAAACAAGTGGCTGATGTGTAACTAAGAGGCTGCCAGTCAAGAGATTTGAAGACCTAATatgcaagttgggaatgatagACATTCATTCATTAGCTTGAGGGAAAGTGTTGGTTCCCGAAAGTTCATAAAAGAAGAGAGgctaaaatgaatttattttaaaagtttcCAAATCTGGAATGGGATACTTTCCTAATTcagacttaggaaactttcctaataCATATgtatctttcctttcttaggTATTATAATTTCCTATGTTGTATTCTttctcctctataagaggactcAGCCGTGTACATATGAAATACAACAAGAATTATTTAGTTTCTACAAGTCATTAAAGATTTTGATCCACCGCAACCACACATCCTACAGAAAGTTTTTCCAATGTACATGTCTATCAATGCAGTCCAAAAAATGATTCAAGCTACGGGTTCCATCACAAACCATTGactatcaaatcaaaatccccaGCTTTCAGTTGAGAAGGTGCTCAATTTGCAGATGATAATATTTGGGAAACAAATTAATACAAAAGCTACCTACCTCAATCAGACACCAAGTGACAAATGTCATAAAAACAGGCGGTGGCTCCTGGACCTACAATAAAGATCACAATGAACTGCATTATTATGAAGAATATCACATATTTTTACAATGCGCCAACAGTGTTTAGCAGTTCACTACTACTTTCTATTACATCAAAAATTAACTCTCAATAAATCATGACCTATTGCACAACAAATAGAAAAGTTTCACAAGAGTAATAATCCAATCAGACTAAAGCtatacaaacataattttttcatattggGTAACATTTTTATGTACAAAATTGCGGTATGATTAATTGATTGTCATGTTCCTCACAAGGGCCGAGTAAATTTTGTCATTAATTCTGCATACAAACTCCGAGAAGTCAGCATTTCCTAACAATTAACAAGAAATGAGAAAAGTAACTATGAACCTCAGGGATGCGACGAACAATTGCGCAAAGGAAATGAGCCCTTCCTCCCCATTGCATCAGGGGAAGCAGCATTCCACTCGGAACAATACCTCAACAAATTCAAAGacaaaaatattgaaagaaTAAACTTAGCCCAGAAATGAAATATTTGCTCTTTGGTTTCGGGACAAGAACTACGACTGAGGGGCAGGAGAAAGCACCTACCAATTGCTCCATGAAAGACTTCTAAGAATGCAACAGTTTGAAGCAAACCTTCACGGGAAAAAGCAAATTTAGCCTCGCTAAGTGTACGGAGACTGAGTTTTTGCTAACAAGTGGCAATTACTTACAGATTAATTCTCCGGCAGAAGCGTAAGCGCCATTGATAGCTTTGGTGGAGGCCCAGTTGCTCGTGATTCTGAAGAGACAAATTGCCCTGCATTTGGGCGAACATATGGGTAACGGGTAATGGGAataccagagagagagagagagagatttaccATCCCAAGGCCTGAAGAGAGTTGTAGGCGAAGAGGTAGGAGCTGAGCAGGCGAGGCATTTTGAGGAACAAAACAATCATTGGATAAGGAGGGGCTTTCTTGTTTATAGGCCTTTGTTTGTTTGTCGGCTGGACCGGACtactcaatttattttttattaatttcgaCTAagtattcttttctttttcctcataGAAACAgtttctttttatgaaattagaaATAGTTAGCATAAgtctaatttattaaaaattaatgctAAAAAACAATAATCCATAGACCGACCTTCCCCTCCAAGTTTAGTTATAATTTCTATCACCGCCAATTCAAATTATAAACCCAACAATGTTATGGCTCTCTTTCTTTTAAGTttcaatttttacttttaagttttgaatttattttttattttttattttcataatctatttttaaaaaattaaaaatatgtttaatttattattctgaaaaataactactaaaaataaaaaattaaaaaactcattctctttaaaattttgagaataacttttttatgatattttatttaataaatttgattattttgtaaattaaaattatttaatattaatatattattaagaaatatatatatttttaaagttggtgaatctctaattttttttttccgttttaagaataaaatataaataaataaattaacttgacaaaaaaatagaaaaaaaaaatccaaaaaccatgtatatatacatattacatTACATTATAGTACAAGATTCTAGAAGCTTGGTTGGAGGAGGGAAAAGCTCGAAAGCCATAGAAAATTAAGTAGGAGACGACCGACGTGAGAGATTGCCAATGACAATAGTAGCAAGATCAATGGTGATGTTCGACTGTAGAAGACAACGATAGAGAATGAAGCAAGGCTGTTGACAATTAAGATCGTCGAAACGATGGTGGCCGCCGACAAGCATGGCAAAGACGAAGCAAGTGGCGAAGGCGGTGGTCACGGGAAACTGGCGACAATGAAATTGTGTGACCCAACGAGCTGAGGGCTATGGCAACGACGGCGTAAGGGTCACGGGTGAAAGACAATAGCGAAAACTCTAAATAGactgaaaatagtaaaaaggaCAAACCCAAAGGAGATATTTGTCgaatttgtttatatattaatgACAATTCTCTGTtgttatcttttaaatatgcaTTGAATAAGTTTGTTAAACGCCAGTAATAACTCATAAATCATCAAACACCAAATAATCATAATCGCTCAAAAATTTGTTCCTAAATTCACTAAAAAGGTAATAATATGGTagcaaataaattttttaatcattttacaAAGAGCAATAATATTCAATATTAGCAACCActccaaattaattagtaattgtATTGATTCGAAATGtctaatatatttttacataatgattaaatattaaatatttaggaatagACCATATTAAACAATTCATGTCATCAAGATAGACTGAATATAATTAGGAATAGTTCTGCCACCatctattttataattttctacactttatttttttatagattcatttttgattgaaaatttctttggatattattttttatcaaaaaaaatgaaattcacaagtcagaaaaagaaaatgactataagatccaattaattttaaataattacgtacacacaattatattattaaaaatcaaaataccaAACTTAcccttaaattatttttaacatcacaaaaatataactaattaaGGTCTAGATGTTCATGgtgaaaaattcaagaaaaatagtCAACAAATTTTGAAAGGGTAGATAAAAGTAATAGCAAATTAAGTTGTAACTTGGAAATCCAAAAATACCATTTAGGGTATTTTAGGTATTTAATATTATTCCTCATATATAAttgctttcttttaatacttaaaattctcttcttttttttttttttttttaacttgtaaCTTTGTCAATATATATACCTTATCTCCTTTGAAAAAGTATATTGACAATCTTTtcaaggtttttttttatacatgaaGATCGATCTGCACCTTAAATAACTCTTTGttagattaaaaatatataataatctaaatatatacttttgtaaaattaataataaatttaataaaaataaatatattagaaCAAACTATAATTATAAGTGAAGAATTCTTATACAAACTTAGTCTATCTGTACAAAGTAAATTCAACCAATCAAATAtgaaatgaatttaaaattataaatagtgGAATCTCAACAGtcttttatttgattttctatgtatatgtatttggATAGCTTAAGGGTTTGTTTGGTACTATTGTTGTGttttttatacataataattttttatctttttttttttttgaaaaattagtgtttagtaaaatatatattcttatactttagaaaataattgctttttcaaaaaaagtaaattaaagcTCTTTTTAAGTGAAAGCATGTCCCCATGGTTTTTAAGAAAAGCATAGGATCGAATTTTTTATGTAACAAAtcacttataattttatttataatattttattatatttacgagtaaataaaaaattatttccaaatttatctttcttccCACAATcttcttttatcattttctagttCCCCACAAGCCCCAAGGTACGTATTTTACTTCTATTTTTGTTTGGACTTagaaatacaatattttttttacttagtgAATATTagtgttattttttgttcatttgtACCTACAATTTATAtagcaagaaaatattaattaaatacttaTTACGTATTTTTAACATTAATAGATATAATAATACACTGGATTACTAAATGTATATAAGAATTTTCCTTATTaggggtgtttgttaaccaagataagtGGGGAAAAATGTTAGATATGGGAAACATTTCGGATGTTTGGTATTTTCAACGTATTTGTTAATCTTATCTGATCATTTTCGGAAAAGGCCTCatgtgacctcttatctccccctttcaagataaatttatccgaccttccccctcggataaatttatcttgctctttcaagataagactgaattacttatctgccccttgtaagataattaatgtcatttagtgcattttaaagatttaaatttattaaaaaatcttatttatttaaatcttataattaatattttttaatatatttttaaattattatatattttgacaatttttaaaatttaaacgacattatttatttcattgatttttaaaatttaaatttctctctcaatatatattttatttaactcttttcaactctttttaaatttatttttggacatgaatttgaaaaataaaatattatttttaatt
It contains:
- the LOC127796281 gene encoding uncharacterized protein LOC127796281 isoform X2, yielding MIVLFLKMPRLLSSYLFAYNSLQALGWAICLFRITSNWASTKAINGAYASAGELICLLQTVAFLEVFHGAIGIVPSGMLLPLMQWGGRAHFLCAIVRRIPEVQEPPPVFMTFVTWCLIEVIRYPHYALNCLGSSPSILTYLRYTAFIVLYPLGVIGEMLIMYQALQYIKLENLYADFFTRLPFTYYNFVRESSNLTGLTKDHF
- the LOC127796281 gene encoding uncharacterized protein LOC127796281 isoform X1 is translated as MIVLFLKMPRLLSSYLFAYNSLQALGWAICLFRITSNWASTKAINGAYASAGELICLLQTVAFLEVFHGAIGIVPSGMLLPLMQWGGRAHFLCAIVRRIPEVQEPPPVFMTFVTWCLIEVIRYPHYALNCLGSSPSILTYLRYTAFIVLYPLGVIGEMLIMYQALQYIKLENLYADFFTRLPFTYYNFVRVLLLCYPIMWLKLYLHLLKQRQHKLHKQHKSKKT